From Verrucomicrobiota bacterium JB022, one genomic window encodes:
- the purD gene encoding phosphoribosylamine--glycine ligase — protein sequence MEASQWNVLVIGSGGREHALVKACLASPRVANVVAAPGNAGMALEAECRPVDAEDAASVLALAAQMKADLVIVGPEAPLAVGVGDALRAAGFNVYGPDKDGATLEASKVYCKEILARYEIPTAAYAQFTDPEAARDYLATASFPLVVKASGLAAGKGVVICEERSQAEAAIQDMMVEAIFGDSGREVVIEEFLRGEEASMMVMVSGEKFVCLPVSQDHKRAGEGDTGPNTGGMGAYAPAAVVTPELQKQIEETIIRPTLAGLVNEGIDYRGTLYIGLMLTEQGPKVLEFNVRFGDPECQVLLPLCETDPVELMMACADGTLQPEQVKIKDAYAMIVVHAAAGYPGSYPKGDEISLPAPEALPPQAHIIHAGVRANAEGHLVTNGGRVLGVVAQGPTLQAAADLAYQVSAEVSWKHHYYRKDIAWRQLQREG from the coding sequence ATGGAAGCATCGCAGTGGAATGTCCTCGTAATCGGCAGCGGCGGTCGGGAGCACGCGCTCGTCAAAGCCTGCCTCGCCAGCCCGCGCGTGGCGAACGTCGTCGCCGCCCCCGGTAATGCCGGCATGGCGCTGGAGGCCGAATGCCGCCCCGTCGACGCCGAAGACGCCGCCTCCGTCCTCGCCCTCGCCGCCCAGATGAAGGCCGACCTCGTGATCGTCGGGCCCGAAGCCCCGCTCGCGGTGGGCGTCGGCGATGCCCTGCGCGCCGCCGGCTTCAACGTCTACGGCCCCGACAAGGACGGCGCGACGCTCGAAGCCAGCAAAGTCTACTGCAAGGAGATCCTCGCCCGCTACGAGATCCCGACGGCTGCCTACGCCCAGTTTACCGATCCCGAAGCCGCGCGCGACTACCTCGCCACCGCCAGCTTCCCGCTCGTGGTCAAGGCCAGCGGGCTCGCCGCCGGCAAGGGCGTGGTGATCTGCGAAGAGCGCAGCCAGGCCGAAGCCGCAATCCAGGACATGATGGTCGAGGCAATCTTTGGCGACAGTGGCCGCGAGGTGGTGATCGAAGAATTTTTGCGCGGCGAGGAAGCCTCGATGATGGTGATGGTCAGCGGCGAAAAATTCGTCTGCCTGCCCGTAAGCCAGGACCATAAACGCGCGGGCGAAGGCGACACCGGCCCCAACACCGGAGGCATGGGCGCCTACGCTCCGGCGGCCGTTGTGACGCCTGAACTGCAGAAGCAGATCGAAGAGACGATCATCCGCCCCACCCTCGCCGGCCTCGTCAACGAAGGCATCGACTACCGCGGCACGCTCTACATCGGCCTGATGCTGACCGAGCAAGGCCCGAAGGTGCTGGAATTCAACGTGCGCTTTGGCGACCCCGAGTGCCAGGTGTTGCTGCCCCTCTGCGAGACCGACCCGGTGGAGCTGATGATGGCCTGCGCGGACGGCACCCTCCAGCCCGAGCAGGTCAAGATCAAGGACGCCTACGCCATGATCGTGGTGCACGCCGCCGCCGGCTACCCCGGCAGCTACCCCAAGGGCGACGAGATTTCCCTCCCCGCGCCTGAAGCCCTGCCCCCGCAGGCCCACATCATCCACGCCGGCGTGCGCGCCAATGCCGAAGGCCACCTTGTGACCAACGGCGGTCGCGTGCTCGGCGTCGTGGCCCAAGGCCCTACCCTGCAAGCCGCTGCCGACCTCGCCTACCAGGTCAGCGCAGAAGTCAGCTGGAAGCACCACTACTACCGCAAAGACATCGCATGGCGCCAACTCCAGCGCGAAGGCTGA
- a CDS encoding 50S ribosomal protein L25, producing the protein MKQVTFEAQRRTDTGRTAAKRLREAGKIPAVIYGESGTEHLVLDEHTFAMAYRKLVGTSFLITLKIEGHENEMFAVIQEMQRNALDDSFVHIDFREIQRGKPMEAEVPVHSKGVPAGVKNQGGILDITLDRIEIRCRPRDLPEFIEVDVSALMIGDSMHVRDLSAPEGVTFLTDEDAVVAAVVGTNATAAAARAEEAEATATAEA; encoded by the coding sequence ATGAAACAAGTAACCTTCGAGGCCCAACGACGCACCGATACTGGCCGCACCGCTGCCAAGCGCCTGCGCGAAGCCGGCAAAATCCCGGCGGTGATCTACGGCGAATCGGGCACGGAGCACCTGGTGCTTGACGAGCACACTTTTGCCATGGCCTACCGCAAGCTGGTGGGCACGTCCTTCCTCATCACCCTCAAGATCGAGGGCCATGAGAATGAGATGTTCGCGGTGATCCAGGAAATGCAGCGCAACGCGCTCGACGACTCCTTTGTGCACATCGACTTCCGCGAAATCCAACGTGGCAAGCCGATGGAAGCCGAAGTGCCCGTCCACTCCAAGGGCGTGCCGGCTGGTGTGAAGAACCAGGGCGGTATCCTCGATATCACGCTCGACCGCATCGAAATCCGCTGCCGCCCCCGCGACCTGCCGGAATTCATCGAAGTCGACGTCTCGGCCCTGATGATTGGCGACTCGATGCACGTGCGCGACCTGTCGGCCCCGGAAGGCGTGACCTTCCTGACCGATGAAGACGCCGTCGTGGCTGCCGTGGTCGGTACCAATGCGACCGCTGCTGCGGCCCGTGCTGAAGAAGCGGAAGCCACCGCCACCGCGGAAGCTTAA
- the pth gene encoding aminoacyl-tRNA hydrolase produces MPVRVIAGLGNPGPRYDGTRHNIGFRAVDELAKRLGASWSENKKFCAHTASVEIAGQPVVLMKPDTFMNLSGKSLGEICRFYKWKPAECVVVYDEYTLPVGRLKLSLRGSPGGHNGVADIINRLGDAFIRFRIGIMPAQKPLAPLKDFVLGRFTPDEQAAIDRALPEWLEGLEYLVRHGPERAMNQLNQKKPSPPPTDEHLPQSPVPRDGDPGHPGLQGTGRNADHQAQGHPQEPGR; encoded by the coding sequence ATGCCGGTGCGTGTCATTGCAGGTTTGGGTAACCCCGGGCCGCGCTACGACGGGACACGCCACAATATCGGTTTTCGCGCCGTCGACGAGCTGGCCAAGCGGCTAGGGGCGTCGTGGAGCGAGAACAAGAAGTTTTGTGCCCACACCGCATCCGTCGAAATTGCCGGGCAGCCCGTGGTGCTCATGAAGCCTGATACCTTCATGAACCTCAGCGGGAAGTCGCTCGGCGAAATCTGCCGCTTCTATAAATGGAAGCCGGCGGAATGCGTCGTCGTTTACGACGAGTATACGCTGCCGGTCGGCAGGCTGAAGCTCAGCCTCCGTGGCAGCCCAGGTGGGCACAATGGCGTGGCGGACATCATCAACCGCCTTGGGGATGCGTTTATCCGTTTTCGCATCGGCATCATGCCAGCGCAAAAGCCGCTGGCTCCGTTAAAAGATTTCGTGCTCGGCCGGTTCACGCCCGACGAGCAGGCCGCAATCGACCGTGCTTTGCCGGAGTGGTTGGAGGGGTTGGAATACCTCGTCCGCCATGGCCCGGAGCGGGCGATGAACCAACTCAATCAGAAAAAGCCATCTCCACCACCTACCGATGAGCATCTCCCTCAATCGCCAGTACCTCGCGACGGTGATCCTGGACACCCGGGATTACAAGGAACCGGTCGAAACGCTGACCACCAAGCTCAAGGACATCCTCAAGAGCCTGGGCGCTGA
- a CDS encoding 30S ribosomal protein S6, whose translation MILDTRDYKEPVETLTTKLKDILKSLGADVTKAENLGRHDFIRVTDRRHVGDLYVQIEFAGPANVPADLQERVRLDKTVKRVMVQSL comes from the coding sequence GTGATCCTGGACACCCGGGATTACAAGGAACCGGTCGAAACGCTGACCACCAAGCTCAAGGACATCCTCAAGAGCCTGGGCGCTGACGTCACCAAGGCCGAAAACCTCGGTCGCCACGACTTTATCCGCGTCACCGATCGCCGCCACGTCGGCGATCTCTACGTGCAAATCGAATTTGCCGGCCCGGCCAACGTGCCTGCCGATCTGCAAGAGCGCGTCCGCCTCGACAAGACGGTCAAGCGCGTCATGGTCCAGTCGCTGTAA
- the ssb gene encoding single-stranded DNA-binding protein, producing the protein MANLNKVLLMGNLTRDPEKRVTPNGLTIVKLGMAVNRTFKSQDGQNREETTFVDIDAFGRQAEVIAQYCSKGRGLFVEGRLKLDQWQDQQGNNRSKLSVVLENFQFVGGRGDEAGGSSGGGSYDDSYSQQPAPSRSSAPRRSPSASSTPVDEFEDDVPF; encoded by the coding sequence ATGGCCAACCTGAACAAAGTCCTTCTGATGGGTAACCTGACGCGCGACCCTGAAAAGCGCGTTACGCCGAACGGGCTGACGATCGTCAAGCTCGGCATGGCCGTCAACCGCACCTTCAAGTCGCAGGATGGTCAGAACCGCGAGGAGACCACCTTTGTAGACATCGATGCCTTCGGCCGCCAGGCCGAGGTGATTGCCCAGTATTGCTCCAAGGGCCGGGGCCTCTTCGTCGAAGGGCGCCTCAAGCTCGACCAGTGGCAAGACCAACAGGGCAACAACCGCAGCAAGCTCTCCGTCGTGCTGGAAAACTTCCAGTTTGTCGGTGGCCGCGGTGACGAAGCCGGCGGCTCGTCCGGCGGCGGCAGCTACGATGATTCCTACAGCCAGCAGCCGGCCCCCAGCCGCAGCTCGGCCCCCCGTCGCAGCCCGTCTGCGTCGTCGACTCCGGTGGACGAGTTTGAGGACGACGTCCCCTTCTGA
- the rplI gene encoding 50S ribosomal protein L9, with translation MAQANLLLLQPITNLGNEGDEVAVKAGYARNFLLPRGMAIPVTRANRKQVEVLRQRAAEREQRELEAAQAVQAKIEATSLVFAVKTGPGGKMFGAITAQNILDRLAEEGIELEKKQLSLPAPVHTLGQHEARVRVHAKVHFDKSFEVVSENPIEDAEEGAQA, from the coding sequence ATGGCCCAAGCCAATCTCCTTTTGCTCCAGCCGATCACCAACCTTGGCAACGAAGGCGACGAAGTCGCCGTCAAGGCCGGCTACGCCCGTAACTTCCTGCTGCCGCGCGGCATGGCCATCCCGGTCACCCGCGCCAACCGCAAGCAGGTGGAAGTGCTGCGTCAGCGCGCCGCCGAGCGCGAACAGCGCGAACTCGAAGCCGCCCAGGCCGTCCAGGCCAAGATCGAGGCTACGTCCCTCGTCTTTGCCGTGAAGACCGGCCCCGGTGGCAAGATGTTTGGCGCGATCACCGCGCAGAACATCCTCGACCGCCTCGCCGAAGAAGGCATCGAGCTGGAGAAGAAGCAGCTCAGCCTGCCTGCCCCGGTGCACACCCTCGGCCAGCACGAAGCCCGCGTGCGCGTGCATGCCAAGGTGCACTTCGACAAGTCCTTCGAAGTCGTCTCCGAGAATCCGATCGAAGACGCCGAGGAAGGCGCCCAGGCCTAA
- the dnaB gene encoding replicative DNA helicase → MSSEPPQNGRTATQQSSQAVATDRHPPHNLDAEEGLLAACLLDGGQDVLTLCMEARLRHDAFYKPAHQVLFHVMMDLYAKNVMADEVVVIDHLASHNIGSVRWLKEKQRLTPATTTLLDLIGGPSTILEITNRVETTTHARYWLQIVRDKWILRRLIDTSRNIVEQAYSSQGELNHFIDTVEQQILAINEDRIQDSAQKFEVAVDQAANLINMMLQGRNESGVLTQYRDLDDRTFGLHPGQMIVLAARPSMGKTSFALNIAENVALPPGGKDGHGVLVFSLEMPSEQLAMRMLCGRAKVNLKKVRDRMISKDQVRELTRVGGELKRAPIWVDDSSGLNILELRAKARRMSQQHPIRLIVIDYLQLISGIDSRVPREQQISEISRGVKALAKELNVPVLVLSQLNRASEKENRMPRISDLRESGSIEQDADMVFLLDSPRSNDKNPASPVIPQAAHERLLIIAKQRNGPTGDFKLTFIPDFTRFENYTSQSSE, encoded by the coding sequence ATGTCTTCCGAACCCCCACAAAACGGTCGGACGGCTACGCAGCAATCATCGCAGGCCGTTGCGACCGACCGCCACCCTCCGCACAACCTGGATGCGGAGGAGGGCCTTCTCGCAGCCTGCTTGCTCGATGGCGGGCAGGATGTCCTGACTCTGTGCATGGAGGCGCGCCTGCGCCACGATGCTTTTTACAAGCCGGCCCACCAAGTCCTCTTCCACGTGATGATGGACTTGTATGCGAAGAATGTGATGGCCGACGAAGTGGTGGTGATCGACCACCTCGCGAGCCATAACATCGGCTCGGTCCGCTGGCTGAAGGAAAAGCAGCGGCTGACCCCGGCGACGACGACCTTGCTCGACCTGATCGGCGGGCCGTCGACGATCCTCGAGATCACCAACCGTGTGGAAACGACCACCCACGCGCGTTACTGGCTGCAGATCGTGCGCGACAAGTGGATCCTGCGCCGCCTGATCGACACGAGCCGCAACATCGTCGAGCAAGCCTACTCGAGCCAGGGCGAGCTCAACCACTTTATCGACACGGTCGAGCAGCAGATCCTTGCGATCAACGAAGACCGGATCCAGGACAGCGCGCAAAAGTTCGAGGTGGCCGTCGACCAGGCGGCCAACCTGATCAACATGATGCTGCAGGGCCGCAACGAGAGCGGCGTGCTCACGCAGTATCGCGACCTCGACGACCGCACCTTCGGCCTGCACCCGGGCCAGATGATCGTACTCGCGGCCCGCCCCTCGATGGGCAAGACGTCGTTTGCCCTCAACATTGCCGAGAATGTGGCGCTGCCCCCCGGGGGCAAGGATGGCCACGGCGTGCTGGTGTTTTCGCTCGAAATGCCGAGCGAGCAGCTGGCGATGCGGATGCTGTGCGGCCGCGCCAAGGTGAACCTGAAGAAGGTGCGCGACCGCATGATCAGCAAGGACCAGGTGCGCGAGCTGACGCGGGTGGGCGGCGAGCTGAAGCGCGCCCCCATCTGGGTCGACGACTCCAGCGGCCTCAATATTCTCGAACTGCGGGCCAAGGCGCGCCGCATGTCTCAGCAGCACCCGATCCGCCTGATCGTGATCGACTACCTGCAGCTCATTTCGGGCATCGACTCGCGCGTGCCGCGCGAGCAGCAGATCTCCGAAATCAGCCGTGGGGTAAAAGCGCTGGCAAAAGAATTGAACGTCCCGGTATTGGTACTGAGTCAGTTGAATCGAGCCTCGGAAAAGGAGAACCGCATGCCGCGGATTTCCGATTTGCGAGAGTCCGGATCCATCGAACAGGACGCCGACATGGTTTTCCTGCTTGATAGTCCTCGCTCGAACGATAAAAACCCTGCCAGTCCCGTGATACCGCAAGCGGCCCATGAGCGCCTGCTCATCATCGCCAAACAGCGTAACGGCCCCACCGGCGACTTCAAGCTGACCTTCATTCCCGACTTTACCCGATTTGAAAACTACACGAGCCAATCTTCGGAATAA
- the bamA gene encoding outer membrane protein assembly factor BamA, protein MKTTRANLRNKGGLRLASTLFILSCGGFAYAQTDTAGGESQPAGEVAQAPTQIVGDIQIEFVDTARNLSEEAVFARVQIREGQIYDQSLIDRSIRLLYNTRLFDYIEAVTEQMPDNQIRVIFRVQGRYRINDIDFVGNDKISDRRLRDKVKSGIGFILDERSINEDAVAIRDYYREKGYTEVEVNYDIERDDVTGQGSVTFQIDEGRKLKIETIDFVGNDTLDDDELSDEMETSERRWWSFLTGSGRFNEKTFQEDLEKVRAYYIERGFLDVSIPESNVSLEYPKDGEISLTIRVDEGKQYRVGSIDFQGEDIYPQPLLYSIIRLRPGEVFSPKVLSEDVEALENVYGVRGYLDVDIRPERVPNIETGNIDLVFRINEGTPSDVESIIVEGNTKTKSTVIVRELALQPGRTFNLIYMKNSEARLKNTRYFEDVQLNHVATNVPGRRNLNIRVSEARTGNFQIGAGFSTLENMVLFFEVSQSNFDIFKWRSPVLQGDGQKFRFRGSIGSRSNELVLSWEEPWLFEQRLAFGFTLFRSESEYNSSYYDEMRTGIELYLRKRLFGLVDGNLAYRYEIVDLDNVSGFAPQVIRDEAAFSPRSISKVNFTMVRDTRNDLVLTTRGSRFSLHTGFAGLGGDTEYAELETRNAVFIPLFKTGDQVLSVLFRAGSLYEYSDKPTPFFDRYYLGGPDTLRGFEYREVSPRDDDGLENIGGNSYAFSSFEYTVKVAGPLRVAAFYDWGFVNQGDFEFDPGSYNDNFGFGIRLMVLGNPLRLDYGIPLTTTTEYGTNDAGQRKLLYTNDSGNVFNFSFGTRF, encoded by the coding sequence TTGAAAACTACACGAGCCAATCTTCGGAATAAAGGCGGCCTCCGGCTCGCTAGTACCCTCTTTATTCTCAGCTGCGGCGGCTTCGCCTATGCCCAGACCGACACTGCGGGGGGCGAGAGCCAGCCGGCGGGAGAGGTCGCGCAGGCACCGACCCAGATTGTGGGCGACATCCAGATCGAGTTTGTCGACACCGCCCGCAACCTCAGCGAGGAGGCCGTGTTTGCCCGCGTGCAGATCCGCGAAGGGCAGATCTACGACCAGTCGTTGATCGACCGCTCGATCCGCCTGCTCTACAACACCCGCCTGTTCGACTACATCGAGGCGGTGACCGAGCAGATGCCCGACAACCAGATCCGCGTGATCTTCCGCGTCCAGGGCCGCTATCGCATCAACGATATCGACTTTGTCGGCAACGACAAGATCAGCGACCGCCGCCTGCGCGACAAGGTGAAGAGCGGCATCGGCTTTATCCTCGACGAGCGCAGCATCAATGAAGATGCCGTCGCCATCCGCGATTATTACCGCGAGAAGGGTTACACCGAAGTCGAAGTCAATTACGACATCGAGCGTGACGATGTAACGGGGCAGGGCAGTGTGACCTTCCAGATCGACGAAGGCCGCAAGCTCAAGATCGAAACGATCGACTTTGTCGGCAACGACACGCTGGACGACGACGAGCTTTCCGACGAGATGGAGACGTCCGAGCGCCGTTGGTGGTCGTTCCTCACCGGCAGCGGTCGCTTCAACGAAAAGACGTTCCAGGAAGACCTGGAGAAGGTGCGCGCCTACTATATCGAGCGCGGCTTCCTCGACGTGAGCATCCCGGAGTCCAACGTCTCGCTCGAATACCCCAAGGATGGCGAAATCTCGCTGACGATCCGGGTCGACGAAGGCAAGCAGTACCGCGTCGGCAGCATCGACTTCCAGGGCGAAGACATTTATCCCCAGCCGCTGCTCTACAGCATCATCCGCCTGCGCCCCGGTGAGGTCTTCTCGCCCAAGGTGTTGAGCGAAGACGTGGAGGCGCTGGAAAACGTCTACGGTGTGCGCGGCTATCTGGATGTGGACATCCGCCCCGAGCGCGTGCCCAACATCGAGACGGGCAATATCGACTTGGTCTTCCGTATTAACGAGGGCACGCCTTCGGACGTGGAGTCGATCATCGTCGAGGGCAATACCAAGACGAAGAGCACGGTGATCGTGCGCGAACTGGCGTTGCAGCCGGGCCGCACGTTCAACCTGATCTACATGAAGAACAGCGAGGCGCGCCTGAAGAACACTCGTTACTTCGAGGACGTGCAGCTCAACCACGTGGCTACCAACGTGCCGGGGCGCCGCAACCTGAACATCCGCGTCTCCGAGGCGCGCACGGGTAACTTCCAGATCGGTGCCGGCTTCAGCACGCTGGAAAACATGGTGCTGTTCTTCGAAGTCAGCCAGTCCAACTTCGACATCTTCAAATGGCGCTCGCCGGTGCTGCAGGGCGACGGCCAGAAGTTCCGCTTCCGGGGCTCGATCGGTAGCCGCTCCAACGAGCTGGTGCTGTCGTGGGAAGAGCCGTGGCTCTTCGAGCAGCGCCTGGCCTTCGGCTTCACGCTCTTCCGCTCCGAGTCGGAGTACAATTCGTCTTACTACGACGAAATGCGCACCGGTATCGAGCTCTACCTCCGCAAGCGCCTCTTCGGCCTCGTGGACGGCAACCTGGCCTACCGCTACGAAATCGTCGACCTCGACAACGTGAGCGGCTTTGCGCCGCAGGTGATTCGGGATGAAGCCGCCTTCAGCCCGCGCTCGATCTCGAAGGTCAACTTTACGATGGTGCGCGACACGCGTAACGACCTGGTGCTGACCACGCGCGGCAGCCGTTTCTCCCTCCACACCGGTTTCGCCGGCCTCGGGGGCGATACGGAATATGCCGAGCTGGAAACACGCAACGCCGTCTTCATCCCGCTCTTCAAGACGGGCGACCAAGTCCTTTCGGTCCTTTTCCGTGCGGGCAGCCTGTACGAGTATTCGGACAAGCCGACGCCGTTCTTCGACCGCTACTACCTGGGCGGGCCGGACACGCTGCGCGGCTTCGAATATCGCGAAGTGAGCCCGCGCGATGACGATGGCCTCGAAAACATCGGGGGTAATTCGTATGCCTTCAGCAGCTTCGAGTACACCGTAAAGGTTGCCGGCCCGCTGCGCGTGGCCGCGTTTTACGACTGGGGCTTCGTGAACCAGGGCGACTTCGAGTTCGACCCTGGCTCCTACAACGACAACTTTGGCTTCGGCATCCGCCTGATGGTGTTGGGCAACCCGCTGCGCCTCGACTACGGTATCCCGCTCACCACGACGACGGAGTATGGAACGAACGACGCCGGCCAGCGGAAGCTCCTTTACACCAACGATAGCGGAAACGTCTTCAACTTTTCCTTCGGGACGCGGTTTTAA
- a CDS encoding OmpH family outer membrane protein has translation MKKFILFICATVLATALASAQAQKIVTVSMAELFDGYYKTTKFREQTQGVQQQVQGELRAKQEELQTMATQAETLQEELQNPVLSDSAKAEKQTQLQQLAMQFQQKQQEVEQWRQETLRNLQNQNMAKRNQFLGEIRDVVISVAKDEGASMVLDTSDIANTGVPAVIYSDTQLDITAKVERLLNKDQGAAAGPAAK, from the coding sequence ATGAAGAAATTTATCCTGTTTATCTGTGCAACGGTTCTCGCTACCGCCCTCGCTTCGGCTCAGGCCCAGAAGATCGTGACGGTCAGCATGGCAGAGCTGTTCGACGGCTACTACAAGACGACCAAGTTCCGTGAGCAAACGCAGGGTGTGCAGCAGCAGGTGCAGGGCGAACTCCGCGCCAAGCAGGAAGAGCTGCAAACCATGGCCACCCAGGCCGAGACGCTGCAGGAAGAGCTGCAGAACCCGGTGCTCTCCGACTCTGCCAAGGCGGAAAAGCAGACCCAGCTGCAACAGCTGGCCATGCAATTCCAGCAAAAGCAGCAGGAAGTGGAGCAATGGCGCCAGGAAACCCTGCGCAACCTGCAGAACCAGAACATGGCCAAGCGTAATCAATTCCTCGGTGAAATCCGCGACGTGGTGATCTCCGTGGCGAAGGACGAAGGCGCGAGCATGGTGCTCGACACCTCCGATATCGCCAACACGGGTGTGCCCGCCGTGATCTACTCCGACACGCAGCTCGACATCACCGCCAAGGTGGAGCGCTTGCTGAACAAGGACCAAGGCGCCGCTGCCGGCCCTGCCGCCAAGTAG